The genomic window TGTTTTCCACTAACAAAGAGGCATTGTGCAAAACTGGGGGGTTTGTTAATCTGAGCAAATctttcacacaaacactcacacacacattcagctCCATCAATAGAGTCGTCATGTATTGACTGCAgttatgtaatgtaaatgtgatGTCAATAATCAAGCGTTCCTGAATCCTCCATGAGGAGTTTAGGCTCCAATAAACCCTTTCTGATCACTGAGGCCCTCAGCGGGTGTTTAGTGCTCTCTAGGGCCCTCTAGTGGAGGAAATGCAGCTCTGCGTGTGGCCCCGTTGTGTTTCATTAACCCGTGCCTGACCACAAGAGCTGGGACTGCGTTCAGGGTCGAAACGACCGATGTGAAGATCCTCCAAACATGCAAACATCATCTGAGGGTGTTTCACAGGAATGGAGAAATTGAAAGTGTTTGAAGAGTCGCTCGAGGTCACTGTGGTAAGACTGATTTTCTGCTGCGTTCAGTCATTGTGTTTGACATGGAAAGGACTGAGACACTCAGTGCATCTGATTATATGACACTTACACTTCAGTCTATGTTAAAAGCAGCTATAAATGTTACTGACTGCAGGATGAAGAATTCTCCATTTAATGtcataatgtttatttgtttaagTGCCTAAACATATATAACAAAAGCCGATTACAACATAATgtcattaatattttgttggttctCTCTTATTTTGCATATGTTCTTAATTTATTTGTATGACAGCCTGATAAAAATTGTCTGCATAGTTTGACATGTATCATTGCAttgcaaataaaacaattgattCCAAGCACAACTACTCAATATGCTTataaaatctttaacaaattttttatatttttataaagggtgaagatgtcaattttGTTAGGCAACACTTTAGGCCACTTCTGTATATAATACCtgttggatatatatatatatacacacaaacccGATtctaaaaaagttgggacactgtacaaattgtgaataaaaaaggaatgcaataatttacaaatctcataaacttatattttattcacaatagaatatagataacatatcaaatgttgaaatgtcatgccaaatattggctcattttggatttcatgagagctacacattttagaaaagttgggacaggtagcaataagaggccggaaaagttaaatgtacatataaggaacagctggaggaccaatttgtaacttattaggtcaattagcaacatgattgggtataaaaagagcctctcagagtggcagtgtctctcagaagtcaagatgggcagaggatcaccaattcccccaatgctgcggccaaaaatagtggagcaatatcagaaaggagtttctcagagaaaaattgcaaagagtttgaagttatcatcatctacagtgcataatatcatccaaagattcagagaatctggaacaatctctgtgtgtaagggtcaaggccggaaaaccatactggatgcccgtgatcttcgggcccttagacggcactgcatcacatacaggaatgctactgtaatggaaatcacaacatgggctcaggaatacttccagaaaacattgtcagtgaacacaatccaccgtgccattcgccgttgccggctaaaactctataggtcaaaaaagaagccatatctaaacatgatccagaagcgcaggcgttttctctgggccaaagctcatttaaaatggactgtggcaaagtggaaaactcttctgtggtcagacgaatcaaaatttgaagttctttttggaaaactgtgatgccatgtcatccggactaaagaggacaaggacagcccaagttgttatcagcgctcagttcagaagcctgcatctctgatggtatggggttgcatgagtgcgtgtggcattggcagcttacacatctggaaaggcaccatcaatgctgaaaggtatatccaagttctagaacaacatatgctcccatccagacgtcgtctctttcagggaagacctcgcattttccaacaggacaatgccagaccacatactgcatcaattacaacatcatggctgtgtagaagaaggatccgggtactgaaatggccagcctgcagtccagatctttcacccatagaaaacatttggcgcatcataaagaggaagatgcgataaagaagacctaagacagttgagcaactagaagcctgtattagacaagaataaaaaacaaatatcacCTCAAGACTTCACTTTTGACctctactgtatatattattttatagttaATAAGGATAAATGTTGTAGACTGTCTGTTTCTATGGTTAAATATTTTCCTGTTGAGTCTTTCTAAAGAGCTTAGAGAGCATGTAGATATTTAACTGACTTCATTGTTGCAAACATTGGGTTATGGTGCAATGCTTTAGTTACACTTTGATAAGCTGAATGGAAACAGTGATGCAGTAAAAAACTACAATGTCTTCATCTCTGAACTTGAATGTAATCTCTCTGTAACTCTCTGTCGTACTGTAAGAAATGCAGGTGAAGTGAACACTCTCagggaaagtgtgtgtgtgtctcttctATATTTGTTGATTATGAGGTCATCATGATCTTATCTTCAGTTATATTCAGTCATGTTTCTGTTCCAATGATGTGTTTCATGTAttctgtttaatatttaaatagcaCATGATTTCAATTAATCTCTTAATCAGACTGTTCAGATTGATGTTAATAAAAGattatataattgtattatatatataaatgtatgatCTGCATTTTGAGAAGTTATTGGGGTTGAGCGAAGGATGTTACAGATGTTTTTAAGACAAAAtgatacattaaaaaaagatttgcCAAAAAGTATGTAAAATTGACTTTAAGGCAATGAACAAGACGAGACAAACTGTGCATTTGCTACATTCAGGTTTATTAAGATCTTCTTTACAATTAGAAGATTAAAAGGAGAAAAAGTGATGCTGATGTTCAAGCCAAACAATTTGGCTTTTGCCATTTTTGCGTTTTGATCCTCGGTCCCTGGTTCAGCTGCGGTTCCCTCCTACACAAACATTACCATAATAAGAACATTATTATCAGAATGTCCAAATGCTCAGAGCTATTTTTAATGATGGACTTTTAAATTTACTCTATGTGCCATACCTGTCTGTTTAACAAGGTTAAAATGTTACTGTAAAATGTTATGACTTTCACCAAAATTACTgtgattttgttcatttattaattgTTTGGAGACCCCTTGTGGCGACATTAAGTATTTAGTGGGTCATTTGTCTTACTTGTGAAACAACGCCCAACCCCCAGCAAAAAGAAGTTCATCAATGCTGAGAGGTGGTAGGTAAATGTGCTCCGGTAAAATGAGATTTCTTTGCAACATAGTACTTgttaatttcacaaataatattaagattgaagttcagtgatattgtgaaaCAAGATGTTAAGTGACTGTGATTGTATCACCATGTGCGTTGCATGACTGACACCAACTTTTTTAATCAAACGCAAGTGAATCTCTCATTTCTTTTGCTCTTTTAAGCCCCGTTCACACCGCCAGCGACAAGCAGCGACAAAGCGACAGGAtcccattcatttcaatggaGCGCTGCCGCTGGCTACTTCCGGCGACAAGAGAGACAGTGACCGTTGGCAACGGAATGTAGGCGTGTCAAGCGACGAGAGACAAGCGTCAAAAGTTCAGATATTTCAACTTTATGCAAATCAGGAGCGAATTTCGCGAGCGACAGCCAATAGGAATGAAGCTTTCTGGAGCACATGTGCAGGCAAGACAGACAGTAATAGTTCCGGAGCgatttcactgttttatatGATTTGACTGTACATACATGGATATAATTAAATGAAGTGTGGAAAAGAAACGGTCGGCAGTCTTGTGAGTTTGATTCATACATTTTGTGTTGTTATTATATGATGCTGTGAGCAATTTAGCACTGCTGCAGTTCATATTACAGTTTCCCCTgcattgtgtttattattagggacaagaaaattgattatttgtcaaattcgaatgacattttagtatttttgacagtatGAGTGAGTTTAATTTGTTGATAGACCGATCGTTAAtctagttatttatttaatgcacTGAGCTCTGCAGTCGCAACACTCTACAACAGCAgaatattacttttaattattttaaacctAATTCCTtgtcaaattagaatgatttcttagtTTTATATATCATTTGTGATTGCATTTTCTATAGATATGATCAGATGTGCAGTCTACCAATGACATTAGAGCGACAGCACTAGGAACGCCCACAAGCGACTTCACAGTAGGAGACTAGCGACATGCTGCGAAAAAGTCGCTGGCGGTGTGAACGGGGCTTTAGATGCATATGAGTGTAAATGCCCACTGTCGCCTAAGAATATATGTTTCTTCTTGTTGTGTTACAGTAAACAACGCATGAAACGCAGTTCTCTGTGTCCGCCTGTGATTTATGTGCTGTCGGATGAAAAGCGTTACATCTGCACATAGCTTCACCATATCGAACAAATGTGGCAACCATTTCACAATCTTCCTTACGAAGACTATATTTTTCACACCTGCCAGAGTCATCCATTAGAGCTTCAATGGTGGCTCTCATTTGCTCTGGGGTCTGTGGTGGCTCATTGTAATActcatttcatattattatggGACCTCGATATGCTCTGAATTTGCAGCCATCACCTGTTGAACAGTGATGCATTGTTCAAAGCTTAATGAATGTATAAGTGGGTAAATCTTCAAAAGATTTGGTAATAAATTTTAAATACATGGTGTCATACATGTCATCTCAAAAATGTTCTGACCTGGTGTCTTTCCATTTACATTCATCCCACCAACAAATATACCGTAGTGACTATAATTACCGTCTCATGGAATTTCAATTCAGTTTgacaaaagtccacaacacttacatggacttttgcagcgtgtttgtctatttgcatgtgttgtggacaTTTGCAGTGCATGTGTTGTCAGACTGataagatgttttctttatttgctggtgttttttctatttgcatgtgttttcttcatttgcagcgcgttgagctctctcggccaccatataaatacataaataaataatatcacAGTAACGACAGATACtaagtaaataaatgtatgaaaTTGTGAAAGGTATATGAAATGTGATAATCTTTTACCCTCACCTCATCTACAACTGCTCCTCAAGCTGCTCTTCCAACTGCTGCTCCAAGTGCATCTCCAGCTGTTCCTCCAACTGCTCTTTTATTTGCTCTTCTAGCTGATTCTCCAACTGCTCTTCCAAATTTTTTTCCAACTGCTCCTCCAATTTTTTTTCCAACTGCTCCTCCAATTGCTCCTCCAACTTTTTCTCCAGCTACTTTTCCAACTGCTCCTCCAATTTTTTTTCCAACTGCTCCTCCAACTTTTCCTGCAGCTACTTTTCCAACTGCTCCTCCAATTTTTTTTCCAACTGCTCCTCCAATTGCTCCTCCAACTTTTCCTCCAACTGCTTTTCCAACTTGTTTTCCAACTACTTCTCCagctttttttgaaaatactcCTCCAGCTGCTCTTTTAGCTGCTCTTCTAGCTGCTCCTCCAAGTGCATCTCCAGCTGTTCCTCCAACTGTTCCTCCAGCTGCTCTTCCAACTGCTGCTCCAACTGCTCTTTTATTTGCTCTTCTAGCTGATCCTCCAACTGCTCTTCCAACTGCTTCTCCAACTTGTCCTCCAGCTACTTTTCCAACTGCTTCTCCATCTGTTCCTCCAGCTGCTCCTCCAACTGCTCTTCCAACTGCTTCTCCAACTGCTTTTCCAGCTTCTTTTCCAACTAATCCTCCAActa from Chanodichthys erythropterus isolate Z2021 chromosome 24, ASM2448905v1, whole genome shotgun sequence includes these protein-coding regions:
- the LOC137015582 gene encoding circumsporozoite protein-like, with amino-acid sequence MKSLSVKFILITLLLQLCLSVHEVNAGGEAAAGGAARRAAKRAAGGTFSKTAGEVVGGLVGKEAGKAVGEAVGRAVGGAAGGTDGEAVGKVAGGQVGEAVGRAVGGSARRANKRAVGAAVGRAAGGTVGGTAGDALGGAARRAAKRAAGGVFSKKAGEVVGKQVGKAVGGKVGGAIGGAVGKKIGGAVGKVAAGKVGGAVGKKIGGAVGKVAGEKVGGAIGGAVGKKIGGAVGKKFGRAVGESARRANKRAVGGTAGDALGAAVGRAA